The following proteins are encoded in a genomic region of Ictalurus punctatus breed USDA103 chromosome 15, Coco_2.0, whole genome shotgun sequence:
- the LOC108261841 gene encoding C4b-binding protein alpha chain, producing MRETAWSRLIIFITCLMKVAEIQAQCERPDVGENMVMISDLGQQTFLNGSTVKFQCSTGYRPVDSSVPRTITCVGTEWTNLELNCTKKTCGSLPEFSNGKYTYPSGILFGATAVAQCDEGYLLVGEKNRNCRDDGWDGREPVCEVVKCSPPLAIQNGTFDPMDESYEYNQAVTYSCTGSYTLIGESVVTCSDNGTFHPSPPKCLLVECETPNIKNAVRVEGKSPPYGYKNVVQYKCNEGHIMNGTGHLVCEENGWNPPPPECIPQCKRPDVGENMVMISDLGQQTFLNGSTVKFQCSTGYRPVDSSVPGTITCVGTEWTNLELNCTKKTCGSLPEFPNGKYTYPSGILFGATAVAQCDEGYLLVGEKNRNCRDDGWDGREPVCEVVKCSPPLAIQNGTFDPMDESYEYNQAVTYSCTGSYTLIGESVVTCSDNGTFHPSPPKCLLVECETPNIKNAVRVEGKSPPYGYKNVVQYKCNEGHIMNGTGHLVCEENGWNPPPPECILDRIQGPTTTSPPSDSNRVKPSIITIVAVVSIVVLLGPKNYHLD from the exons atgcgCGAGACGGCGTGGTCCAGGTTGATTATCTTCATCACATGTCTAATGAAAGTCGCAGAAATCCAAG CACAATGTGAGAGACCTGATGTTGGGGAAAACATGGTTATGATCAGTGACTTGGGCCAGCAGACATTCCTAAATGGATCCACTGTAAAGTTCCAGTGTTCTACTGGCTATCGGCCTGTGGATTCATCAGTTCCCCGTACAATCACCTGTGTTGGGACCGAGTGGACCAATCTGGAACTTAACTGCACAA AAAAGACCTGTGGATCTCTTCCTGAATTTTCCAATGGGAAGTATACTTATCCAAGTGGAATTCTGTTTGGTGCGACAGCCGTCGCACAATGTGATGAAGG ATATTTGCTTGttggagaaaaaaatagaaattgtCGTGACGATGGATGGGATGGGAGAGAGCCTGTGTGTGAAG tggtGAAATGTTCACCACCTCTCGCTATACAGAATGGAACGTTTGATCCCATGGACGAATCCTATGAGTATAATCAAGCAGTCACATACTCTTGTACTGGAAGTTACACTCTTATTGGAGAATCAGTTGTAACCTGTTCTGATAATGGAACCTTTCATCCTTCTCCTCCGAAGTGTTTAT TGGTAGAGTGTGAGACACCTAACATTAAAAACGCTGTTCGAGTTGAAGGAAAATCACCACCCTACGGATATAAAAATGTCGTCCAATACAAATGTAATGAAGGGCACATAATGAATGGAACTGGTCACCTGGTCTGTGAAGAAAACGGATGGAATCCACCTCCCCCCGAGTGCATCC CACAATGTAAGAGACCTGATGTTGGGGAAAACATGGTTATGATCAGTGACTTGGGCCAGCAGACATTCCTAAATGGATCCACTGTAAAGTTCCAGTGTTCTACTGGCTATCGGCCTGTGGATTCATCAGTTCCCGGTACAATCACCTGTGTTGGGACCGAGTGGACCAATCTGGAACTTAACTGCACAA AAAAGACCTGTGGATCTCTTCCTGAATTTCCCAATGGGAAGTATACTTATCCAAGTGGAATTCTGTTTGGTGCGACAGCCGTCGCACAATGTGATGAAGG ATATTTGCTTGttggagaaaaaaatagaaattgtCGTGACGATGGATGGGATGGGAGAGAGCCTGTGTGTGAAG tggtGAAATGTTCACCACCTCTCGCTATACAGAATGGAACGTTTGATCCCATGGACGAATCCTATGAGTATAATCAAGCAGTCACATACTCTTGTACTGGAAGTTACACTCTTATTGGAGAATCAGTTGTAACCTGTTCTGATAATGGAACCTTTCATCCTTCTCCTCCGAAGTGTTTAT TGGTAGAGTGTGAGACACCTAACATTAAAAACGCTGTTCGAGTTGAAGGAAAATCACCACCCTACGGATATAAAAATGTCGTCCAATACAAATGTAATGAAGGGCACATAATGAATGGAACTGGTCACCTGGTCTGTGAAGAAAACGGATGGAATCCACCTCCCCCCGAGTGCATCC tTGATCGAATTCAAGGTCCAACCACTACATCTCCACCATCAGACA GCAACCGTGTGAAGCCCAGCATAATAACAATAGTTGCTGTTGTATCCATTGTTGTCCTTCTAG gaCCAAAGAACTATCATTTGGACTGA